A window of Cucurbita pepo subsp. pepo cultivar mu-cu-16 chromosome LG06, ASM280686v2, whole genome shotgun sequence contains these coding sequences:
- the LOC111797024 gene encoding HBS1-like protein isoform X3 gives MPRKVSYGLDFDEDYDEYDDYDYYDNDFDVEEKEKTPEAKEGTKGHKLWRCPICTYDNEDSFTACDICGVLRIPLVNDRNNRDDGTVENNCKDSGVSKMAKSLFASSPNQIPKREVKFQEQNDKFLEEREDNILKIGNIRGHLHEVHNASSTYSHVRTNIVPFKFDIPSPDDVVSKGLRSSKVDLKAVSHNDFNSSILSSDVTKKCENNEVLASKGAHSSSAVLPTGKLGSVGNTQLSTKSSDNWGTTIGKITVVTEEHNTSISVTKNSRSRDNRSSSTSTSKSAGKFDSMDESSNPSVEREKPQGLAGSLNNMVLNVKSAYANYISGLGKTSNVPYKVDKWMLPDKAVDTLTQLNLAIVGHVDSGKSTLSGRLLHLLGRVTQKEMHKYEKEAKSLGKGSFAYAWALDESAEERERGITMTVGVAYFDSKRYHVVVLDSPGHKDFVPNMISGATQADAAVLVIDASVGAFEAGMDSSKGQTREHVQLIRSFGVDQIIVAVNKMDVVEYSKDRYDFIKLQLGTFFRSCGFKDSSLTWIPLSAMANQNLVNAPSDAQLLSWYRGPNLLEAIDSLQPPARDFSKPLLMPICDVVRSLSLGQVSAIGKLEAGALKSGSKVLIMPSGDKGTVRTLECNSQACKIARAGDNVTVSLQGVDASSVMAGGVLCHPDFPVAIAKHLELKILTLELATPILIGSPLEVHIQHVKEAARVARIVSLLDSKTGKVTKKAPRVLSAKQSAVIEVILQSPVCVEAFSTSRALGRVFLRAMGRTIAVGIVTQLIGDPE, from the exons ATGCCTCGTAAGGTGAGCTACGGGTTGGATTTCGATGAAGATTACGACGAGTACGACGATTATGATTATTACGACAATGACTTCGACGTAGAAGAAAAAG AGAAGACACCTGAGGCTAAGGAAGGAACAAAGGGGCACAAGCTTTGGCGATGCCCGATCTGCACTTACGACAATGAAGACAGTTTTACTGCTTGTGATATATGTGGAGTTCTGCGCATCCCTTTGGTCAACGACAGAAATAATCGCGATGATGGAACAG TTGAGAACAATTGCAAAGACTCTGGAGTATCCAAAATGGCCAAGTCTCTCTTTGCATCGTCACCAAATCAGATACCCAAAAGGGAAGTAAAATTTCAAGAGCAGAACGATAAATTtttggaggagagagaagataaCATCCTCAAGATTGGGAATATCCGGGGCCATTTGCATGAAGTCCATAATGCTTCTAGTACCTATAGTCATGTCCGTACTAATATAG TCCCTTTCAAGTTTGATATTCCATCCCCAGATGATGTGGTTTCTAAGGGATTGCGTTCCTCCAAAGTTGATTTAAAAG CAGTCAGCCACAACGACTTCAACTCTTCAATATTATCTTCAGACGTCACTAAGAAGTGTGAAAATAATGAAGTATTGGCTTCAAAAGGTGCACATAGCTCGTCTGCTGTATTGCCGACGGGCAAATTAGGAAGTGTAGGAAATACACAGTTGAGTACCAAAAGTTCAGACAACTGGGGCACAACAATTGGAAAAATTACAGTGGTCACTGAAGAGCACAATACGTCAATTAGTGTAACGAAAAATTCACGATCACGTGATAACAGGTCATCAAGCACTTCCACATCAAAATCAGCAGGCAAATTTGACAGCATGGATGAGAGCAGTAACCCTTCTGTGGAGCGGGAAAAGCCCCAAGGTCTTGCCGGTAGTTTGAACAACATGGTTCTAAATGTCAAATCTGCCTATGCAAATTATATTAGTGGGCTAGGAAAAACATCAAATGTGCCTTACAAGGTTGATAAATGGATGCTACCTGATAAAGCTGTAGATACTTTGACTCAGCTGAATCTTGCTATA GTTGGTCATGTTGATTCTGGAAAATCTACTCTCTCAGGAAGACTTCTGCACTTATTGGGACGTGTAACCCAGAAAGAAATGcacaaatatgaaaaagaagcaaagtccttg GGCAAGGGTTCCTTCGCTTATGCCTGGGCACTGGACGAGAGTgcagaagaaagagagagaggaataaCTATGACTGTCGGTGTCGCTTATTTTGACTCTAAAAGATATCATGTAGTTGTACTCGATTCCCCAGGCCATAAAGATTTTGTTCCAAACATGATATCTGGGGCAACACAAGCTGATGCCGCAGTTCTTGTTATAGATGCATCTGTTGGTGCATTTGAAGCCGGTATGGACAGCTCGAAGGGGCAAACAAGAGAACATGTGCAGTTAATCAGGAGCTTTGGCGTAGATCAGATAATTGTTGCCGTTAACAAAATGGATGTGGTGGAGTATTCCAAAGATCGCTACGACTTCATTAAACTGCAACTTGGAACCTTTTTTCGTTCTTGTGGTTTTAAGGATTCATCGTTGACTTGGATTCCATTGAGTGCCATGGCAAATCAGAATCTGGTGAATGCCCCTTCTGATGCTCAATTGTTGTCCTG GTATCGTGGACCTAATCTATTGGAGGCAATCGATTCCCTTCAACCACCCGCTAGAGATTTCTCTAAGCCGCTGCTTATGCCGATATGTGATGTAGTTAGATCGCTTTCACTAGGACAAGTGTCTGCCATTGGCAAGCTGGAAGCTGGAGCTCTCAAGTCTGGATCTAAG GTTCTAATCATGCCATCTGGAGATAAAGGCACCGTGCGCACTTTAGAATGCAATTCTCAGGCTTGCAAAATTGCAAGAGCGGGAGACAATGTGACTGTTAGTCTACAAGGAGTTGATGCAAGTAGCGTGATGGCTGGGGGTGTCCTATGTCATCCTGATTTTCCTGTTGCTATTGCAAAACATTTGGAATTGAAGATTCTAACCTTGGAACTTGCAACTCCAATATTAATAGGATCTCCG TTGGAAGTTCATATACAACATGTGAAGGAGGCTGCTAGAGTTGCAAGGATAGTGTCGTTGCTTGATTCAAAGACGGGAAAGGTCACGAAGAAGGCACCGCGTGTTCTAAGTGCTAAACAGAGTGCAGTGATTGAG GTTATTTTACAAAGCCCAGTTTGTGTCGAAGCATTCTCAACTAGTCGAGCTCTCGGGCGGGTATTTCTGAGGGCAATGGGCAGAACCATAGCCGTCGGCATTGTGACCCAACTAATTGGAGACCCTGAATGA
- the LOC111797024 gene encoding HBS1-like protein isoform X1 → MPRKVSYGLDFDEDYDEYDDYDYYDNDFDVEEKEKTPEAKEGTKGHKLWRCPICTYDNEDSFTACDICGVLRIPLVNDRNNRDDGTDLFHAVENNCKDSGVSKMAKSLFASSPNQIPKREVKFQEQNDKFLEEREDNILKIGNIRGHLHEVHNASSTYSHVRTNIVPFKFDIPSPDDVVSKGLRSSKVDLKAVSHNDFNSSILSSDVTKKCENNEVLASKGAHSSSAVLPTGKLGSVGNTQLSTKSSDNWGTTIGKITVVTEEHNTSISVTKNSRSRDNRSSSTSTSKSAGKFDSMDESSNPSVEREKPQGLAGSLNNMVLNVKSAYANYISGLGKTSNVPYKVDKWMLPDKAVDTLTQLNLAIVGHVDSGKSTLSGRLLHLLGRVTQKEMHKYEKEAKSLGKGSFAYAWALDESAEERERGITMTVGVAYFDSKRYHVVVLDSPGHKDFVPNMISGATQADAAVLVIDASVGAFEAGMDSSKGQTREHVQLIRSFGVDQIIVAVNKMDVVEYSKDRYDFIKLQLGTFFRSCGFKDSSLTWIPLSAMANQNLVNAPSDAQLLSWYRGPNLLEAIDSLQPPARDFSKPLLMPICDVVRSLSLGQVSAIGKLEAGALKSGSKVLIMPSGDKGTVRTLECNSQACKIARAGDNVTVSLQGVDASSVMAGGVLCHPDFPVAIAKHLELKILTLELATPILIGSPLEVHIQHVKEAARVARIVSLLDSKTGKVTKKAPRVLSAKQSAVIEVILQSPVCVEAFSTSRALGRVFLRAMGRTIAVGIVTQLIGDPE, encoded by the exons ATGCCTCGTAAGGTGAGCTACGGGTTGGATTTCGATGAAGATTACGACGAGTACGACGATTATGATTATTACGACAATGACTTCGACGTAGAAGAAAAAG AGAAGACACCTGAGGCTAAGGAAGGAACAAAGGGGCACAAGCTTTGGCGATGCCCGATCTGCACTTACGACAATGAAGACAGTTTTACTGCTTGTGATATATGTGGAGTTCTGCGCATCCCTTTGGTCAACGACAGAAATAATCGCGATGATGGAACAG ATCTCTTTCATGCAGTTGAGAACAATTGCAAAGACTCTGGAGTATCCAAAATGGCCAAGTCTCTCTTTGCATCGTCACCAAATCAGATACCCAAAAGGGAAGTAAAATTTCAAGAGCAGAACGATAAATTtttggaggagagagaagataaCATCCTCAAGATTGGGAATATCCGGGGCCATTTGCATGAAGTCCATAATGCTTCTAGTACCTATAGTCATGTCCGTACTAATATAG TCCCTTTCAAGTTTGATATTCCATCCCCAGATGATGTGGTTTCTAAGGGATTGCGTTCCTCCAAAGTTGATTTAAAAG CAGTCAGCCACAACGACTTCAACTCTTCAATATTATCTTCAGACGTCACTAAGAAGTGTGAAAATAATGAAGTATTGGCTTCAAAAGGTGCACATAGCTCGTCTGCTGTATTGCCGACGGGCAAATTAGGAAGTGTAGGAAATACACAGTTGAGTACCAAAAGTTCAGACAACTGGGGCACAACAATTGGAAAAATTACAGTGGTCACTGAAGAGCACAATACGTCAATTAGTGTAACGAAAAATTCACGATCACGTGATAACAGGTCATCAAGCACTTCCACATCAAAATCAGCAGGCAAATTTGACAGCATGGATGAGAGCAGTAACCCTTCTGTGGAGCGGGAAAAGCCCCAAGGTCTTGCCGGTAGTTTGAACAACATGGTTCTAAATGTCAAATCTGCCTATGCAAATTATATTAGTGGGCTAGGAAAAACATCAAATGTGCCTTACAAGGTTGATAAATGGATGCTACCTGATAAAGCTGTAGATACTTTGACTCAGCTGAATCTTGCTATA GTTGGTCATGTTGATTCTGGAAAATCTACTCTCTCAGGAAGACTTCTGCACTTATTGGGACGTGTAACCCAGAAAGAAATGcacaaatatgaaaaagaagcaaagtccttg GGCAAGGGTTCCTTCGCTTATGCCTGGGCACTGGACGAGAGTgcagaagaaagagagagaggaataaCTATGACTGTCGGTGTCGCTTATTTTGACTCTAAAAGATATCATGTAGTTGTACTCGATTCCCCAGGCCATAAAGATTTTGTTCCAAACATGATATCTGGGGCAACACAAGCTGATGCCGCAGTTCTTGTTATAGATGCATCTGTTGGTGCATTTGAAGCCGGTATGGACAGCTCGAAGGGGCAAACAAGAGAACATGTGCAGTTAATCAGGAGCTTTGGCGTAGATCAGATAATTGTTGCCGTTAACAAAATGGATGTGGTGGAGTATTCCAAAGATCGCTACGACTTCATTAAACTGCAACTTGGAACCTTTTTTCGTTCTTGTGGTTTTAAGGATTCATCGTTGACTTGGATTCCATTGAGTGCCATGGCAAATCAGAATCTGGTGAATGCCCCTTCTGATGCTCAATTGTTGTCCTG GTATCGTGGACCTAATCTATTGGAGGCAATCGATTCCCTTCAACCACCCGCTAGAGATTTCTCTAAGCCGCTGCTTATGCCGATATGTGATGTAGTTAGATCGCTTTCACTAGGACAAGTGTCTGCCATTGGCAAGCTGGAAGCTGGAGCTCTCAAGTCTGGATCTAAG GTTCTAATCATGCCATCTGGAGATAAAGGCACCGTGCGCACTTTAGAATGCAATTCTCAGGCTTGCAAAATTGCAAGAGCGGGAGACAATGTGACTGTTAGTCTACAAGGAGTTGATGCAAGTAGCGTGATGGCTGGGGGTGTCCTATGTCATCCTGATTTTCCTGTTGCTATTGCAAAACATTTGGAATTGAAGATTCTAACCTTGGAACTTGCAACTCCAATATTAATAGGATCTCCG TTGGAAGTTCATATACAACATGTGAAGGAGGCTGCTAGAGTTGCAAGGATAGTGTCGTTGCTTGATTCAAAGACGGGAAAGGTCACGAAGAAGGCACCGCGTGTTCTAAGTGCTAAACAGAGTGCAGTGATTGAG GTTATTTTACAAAGCCCAGTTTGTGTCGAAGCATTCTCAACTAGTCGAGCTCTCGGGCGGGTATTTCTGAGGGCAATGGGCAGAACCATAGCCGTCGGCATTGTGACCCAACTAATTGGAGACCCTGAATGA
- the LOC111797024 gene encoding HBS1-like protein isoform X7 gives MPRKVSYGLDFDEDYDEYDDYDYYDNDFDVEEKEKTPEAKEGTKGHKLWRCPICTYDNEDSFTACDICGVLRIPLVNDRNNRDDGTAVSHNDFNSSILSSDVTKKCENNEVLASKGAHSSSAVLPTGKLGSVGNTQLSTKSSDNWGTTIGKITVVTEEHNTSISVTKNSRSRDNRSSSTSTSKSAGKFDSMDESSNPSVEREKPQGLAGSLNNMVLNVKSAYANYISGLGKTSNVPYKVDKWMLPDKAVDTLTQLNLAIVGHVDSGKSTLSGRLLHLLGRVTQKEMHKYEKEAKSLGKGSFAYAWALDESAEERERGITMTVGVAYFDSKRYHVVVLDSPGHKDFVPNMISGATQADAAVLVIDASVGAFEAGMDSSKGQTREHVQLIRSFGVDQIIVAVNKMDVVEYSKDRYDFIKLQLGTFFRSCGFKDSSLTWIPLSAMANQNLVNAPSDAQLLSWYRGPNLLEAIDSLQPPARDFSKPLLMPICDVVRSLSLGQVSAIGKLEAGALKSGSKVLIMPSGDKGTVRTLECNSQACKIARAGDNVTVSLQGVDASSVMAGGVLCHPDFPVAIAKHLELKILTLELATPILIGSPLEVHIQHVKEAARVARIVSLLDSKTGKVTKKAPRVLSAKQSAVIEVILQSPVCVEAFSTSRALGRVFLRAMGRTIAVGIVTQLIGDPE, from the exons ATGCCTCGTAAGGTGAGCTACGGGTTGGATTTCGATGAAGATTACGACGAGTACGACGATTATGATTATTACGACAATGACTTCGACGTAGAAGAAAAAG AGAAGACACCTGAGGCTAAGGAAGGAACAAAGGGGCACAAGCTTTGGCGATGCCCGATCTGCACTTACGACAATGAAGACAGTTTTACTGCTTGTGATATATGTGGAGTTCTGCGCATCCCTTTGGTCAACGACAGAAATAATCGCGATGATGGAACAG CAGTCAGCCACAACGACTTCAACTCTTCAATATTATCTTCAGACGTCACTAAGAAGTGTGAAAATAATGAAGTATTGGCTTCAAAAGGTGCACATAGCTCGTCTGCTGTATTGCCGACGGGCAAATTAGGAAGTGTAGGAAATACACAGTTGAGTACCAAAAGTTCAGACAACTGGGGCACAACAATTGGAAAAATTACAGTGGTCACTGAAGAGCACAATACGTCAATTAGTGTAACGAAAAATTCACGATCACGTGATAACAGGTCATCAAGCACTTCCACATCAAAATCAGCAGGCAAATTTGACAGCATGGATGAGAGCAGTAACCCTTCTGTGGAGCGGGAAAAGCCCCAAGGTCTTGCCGGTAGTTTGAACAACATGGTTCTAAATGTCAAATCTGCCTATGCAAATTATATTAGTGGGCTAGGAAAAACATCAAATGTGCCTTACAAGGTTGATAAATGGATGCTACCTGATAAAGCTGTAGATACTTTGACTCAGCTGAATCTTGCTATA GTTGGTCATGTTGATTCTGGAAAATCTACTCTCTCAGGAAGACTTCTGCACTTATTGGGACGTGTAACCCAGAAAGAAATGcacaaatatgaaaaagaagcaaagtccttg GGCAAGGGTTCCTTCGCTTATGCCTGGGCACTGGACGAGAGTgcagaagaaagagagagaggaataaCTATGACTGTCGGTGTCGCTTATTTTGACTCTAAAAGATATCATGTAGTTGTACTCGATTCCCCAGGCCATAAAGATTTTGTTCCAAACATGATATCTGGGGCAACACAAGCTGATGCCGCAGTTCTTGTTATAGATGCATCTGTTGGTGCATTTGAAGCCGGTATGGACAGCTCGAAGGGGCAAACAAGAGAACATGTGCAGTTAATCAGGAGCTTTGGCGTAGATCAGATAATTGTTGCCGTTAACAAAATGGATGTGGTGGAGTATTCCAAAGATCGCTACGACTTCATTAAACTGCAACTTGGAACCTTTTTTCGTTCTTGTGGTTTTAAGGATTCATCGTTGACTTGGATTCCATTGAGTGCCATGGCAAATCAGAATCTGGTGAATGCCCCTTCTGATGCTCAATTGTTGTCCTG GTATCGTGGACCTAATCTATTGGAGGCAATCGATTCCCTTCAACCACCCGCTAGAGATTTCTCTAAGCCGCTGCTTATGCCGATATGTGATGTAGTTAGATCGCTTTCACTAGGACAAGTGTCTGCCATTGGCAAGCTGGAAGCTGGAGCTCTCAAGTCTGGATCTAAG GTTCTAATCATGCCATCTGGAGATAAAGGCACCGTGCGCACTTTAGAATGCAATTCTCAGGCTTGCAAAATTGCAAGAGCGGGAGACAATGTGACTGTTAGTCTACAAGGAGTTGATGCAAGTAGCGTGATGGCTGGGGGTGTCCTATGTCATCCTGATTTTCCTGTTGCTATTGCAAAACATTTGGAATTGAAGATTCTAACCTTGGAACTTGCAACTCCAATATTAATAGGATCTCCG TTGGAAGTTCATATACAACATGTGAAGGAGGCTGCTAGAGTTGCAAGGATAGTGTCGTTGCTTGATTCAAAGACGGGAAAGGTCACGAAGAAGGCACCGCGTGTTCTAAGTGCTAAACAGAGTGCAGTGATTGAG GTTATTTTACAAAGCCCAGTTTGTGTCGAAGCATTCTCAACTAGTCGAGCTCTCGGGCGGGTATTTCTGAGGGCAATGGGCAGAACCATAGCCGTCGGCATTGTGACCCAACTAATTGGAGACCCTGAATGA